The DNA sequence TTGTGCTTTATTAAACACATTTTTATCCTGAAAATCAATAAAATAACGTTCAAAATCTACAAAACTTAGCACCTCAAAAGCACCTCCCTGGTTTTTCAAGGTCAAAGCCTCTTGAAACTTTTGATGCTTGGGGCCAAAAAGGATGGGCAAACCGTGGGCGGCAGGCTCCAATGTATTGTGGATACTTTTTCCAAACCCTCCTCCAATGTAGGCCAGATCGCCGTAGTGGTAAACCCTGGAAAGCATTCCAATAGTATCCAGAATCATCACCCGGCAGGAGGCAAAATCTTGGTGAGTCGCTAATTGAGAATAACGACAAAACGGTACGGTTAACAGTGCTTCGATGTTTCTCAGATGTGTTTCACTAATGTCGTGAGGAGCGAGAAGTAATTTCCAACCGTTCTGCCAAAAAGCTTGCTGAGTTAATAGAATTTGTTCCCCTGCGGGCCAGGTGCTTCCTCCAATAAATAAGCGGTCATTGCCTTTAAAAGTGGCTATTTCAGGAAAATTAATCTCCTGCTGCGCAATCGCCAAGACCCGATCTATACGGGGATCACCGGCAACCGTAACGGCAGCGATGCCAAAACGCTCCAGCAATTTTTCATCGCGCTGGTTTTGCACAAAGAGATGCTCAAAACCTCGCAAAAGTGCCAGAAAGTAAGCCCCATACCACTGAAAAAACAGCTGCCCGGGACGAAAACTTCCCGCCACCAAAAAGACGGGAATACCTGCTGCAAAAAGTGCCTTAAGGTGAAACACCCAGAATTCGTACTTTACAAAAATAGCCAGATCAGGGCGAAGTATAGCTTGCCATTGGCGTGCATTGCCAGGACTGTCTGGCGGCAAATAGGTAACAAAATCCGCATGGGGATAATTTGCCTGCTGCTCGTAACCCGATGGGGAATAAAAACTTAAAACGATCTGATAATCAGGGTAATTCTCCCGGATAAGTTCCAGGATCGGACGCCCTTGCTCAAACTCTCCCAGGCTGGCACAGTGCATCCAAAGGACTTTGGCTTCCGCCGGAATACCGCTCCTCCACACCTGAAGTTTATCCTGCCAGTCTTTTCTCCCTTCCACCCAAGCCT is a window from the Lewinella sp. LCG006 genome containing:
- a CDS encoding 3-deoxy-D-manno-octulosonic acid transferase, yielding MTAFIYRLVISLYHAVIYLASWFKPKAKAWVEGRKDWQDKLQVWRSGIPAEAKVLWMHCASLGEFEQGRPILELIRENYPDYQIVLSFYSPSGYEQQANYPHADFVTYLPPDSPGNARQWQAILRPDLAIFVKYEFWVFHLKALFAAGIPVFLVAGSFRPGQLFFQWYGAYFLALLRGFEHLFVQNQRDEKLLERFGIAAVTVAGDPRIDRVLAIAQQEINFPEIATFKGNDRLFIGGSTWPAGEQILLTQQAFWQNGWKLLLAPHDISETHLRNIEALLTVPFCRYSQLATHQDFASCRVMILDTIGMLSRVYHYGDLAYIGGGFGKSIHNTLEPAAHGLPILFGPKHQKFQEALTLKNQGGAFEVLSFVDFERYFIDFQDKNVFNKAQKAVRGYLEANQGAAGRIVGALPLRNQ